The genomic stretch ATTCGTGCTCTTCGGTGATTCGCTCACAGAGTAGAGCTTTAATGCGGAGTCGCAGGGCTTCGGCTTCTTTCTTAGGCAGCAGTACAAAGACAAGGTGCGCATCGTTAACGAAGGTTGGTACTGCATTTCACTTTAGCGTATCAATTCTTTGGGTTCGTGTCTGTTTGCATTGGATATCCCACCGCCGAGACAGACTTACCGTGCCGAAGACATGGCTTCCAATACTGTTCAAGCACCGCTGCCAGAGATTGTCGTATTCGGTGCCTCCATGGCGGAATGGAGTTTTGATAGAAACACACAGGGCTATGGGTGGTTACTTGAGAACATATATGCGGGGAAGGCGAGGGTCGCGAACGAAGGTACTGATTGCGGTCCAGTTGTTTAGAGGACGCTGACGCCTTACCACGTTAATATGTATACTGACACTTTTCCACAGGTCAAGCTGGGTACACATATCCCTGAAAAAAACAGGTTTAGATATCTGGAAGATTTCGTCTATACTCACGAACAGTCCACAGTTACACCACTTCCCGCCTGAAAGACAATTTTGACCGCATCATCGACCGCGCCACTTCCCCAGGTGTACCACAAACCCTACTCTTCACGATATTCATCGGCGCAAATGATGCTTGTATGATAGGCGATACACCCATGGTTCCCTGGCCCTTCTTCTCAGCCAACATCCGCAACTTCCTCGACACCATACTCACGGAACGAGCCATGGAGGATACGAAGATCGTCTTGATTACGCCCCCTCCCATAAATAGCACAGTTGTGGAAAAGAAAGACGATAGTACGGCGGAGAATATAGAGTACATGAACGAGTTCAGAAGAGGGGCTGCAAGGTTCAGGACGTACATGAACAAGAAGAGATATGCTGAGGGCATCATGCAAATTGCAGAGGAGTATACGGAGACGGGCAGAGTGGTGGGGTTAAACTTTTGGAAGGATATTGTCGATGCTatgttggaggaggagggggaAGAGTACAACGAAGATATGCCGCCAGGGTGTGGACTGTTGGGGTCGAAGAACTTTCCAAAAGGCTGGTTCACGGATGGGCTGCATTTAAATGTCAAGGGGTATGGGGTACTTTCAAAAAGCTTATTTGAGCTGGTCACGAGTAAGTGGCCTGAGTTGGCGCCTGAAAACCTATAGTCGATTTGGTGCTGTCGTCGATACATGAGCGACGAGCACGTATGGTAGTAGAACAGTGGATTGAGATGATTTTGTATCCAACTATTGGGTATTCGCTATCATGCACGAATCGTACTTATCCTCTATTCAGGGTATTACCTGAGCCCTTGGGGTTTGCCTCCACATATTCGTCCCACGCACGCTGCTTCATCGTTTCTTCGTCCGCGGCGACAAGATCGTCCTCGTTGGGTTCGGGCTGAACCTCAGACTGCGGTCCGCCTCCCTCAATCATGCCGCCCCTTCGCTTCTCCTCCTCCAGATATTCATCGATAGTCATGGTTGGCAGACTATGATCTGGGCGGAACACGTTCTTCTTCAAGGTCTGGCGACTGTCCAGTAGCGTAAAGGGCCGCATGGGCTTACCGTCGCTGCTGAGGATGGGCCCCGAGTATCTCAATCCAGCATACTGACCATCGAGACGTTCAGAATAGCCGTCCTTGTCTCTGCTATCTTGTCGGGCATCTGGGCTTTGTGCTTGCTGTCCTTGGGGTGGTGCAGGTGGTGCTAGCGAAATGATGTGCAGCTCCTGGGCCATTGACTCCAGCGAAGCAAACGTCTGGTGTACCATGAATGCCAAGTTGGTTAGATGTAGATCTCGTACCACTTGTTCGTCCTGTTCTGCAAGCTTGGGATTCTGTCGTAGATACTGTGGTCGCGTGCTTTAGCCCCGGTATGTGCTGCAGATGATGCAACGCATAGACGTACCTCTAGTTTTTGTCTCAACTGTTTTTCCTCTCTGAAACGGGCAATCTTTGTATCTCGTCTCGCGGCAGCATCTTTTGTGCTGGCCGTTGAGAAGTTGTCCTTGTCTTCGGTATAAACCTCAAAAAGCCTCGCATCTGCTTTGCCAAGCACTTCGTAGGCATCCAAGAGCTTCAGATATCGCTCATAATGTCCACGAGCACGTAGTAAATTCTGCTTGCGTGCAGATATGTCGTTGTTGAAAATCCTTTGCCCCAATTCCGCCAAATGATAGTTTATCGCCATGTATCTATTGGAAACGTAAGTAGAGTCCACAACTTTGAAGATATGATCGGAAGAGCGATCATTAAACTAACACACATACTGTAGGTCTGACGACGAAATATCTTCCAGAGTCTCATTTGGACTGAAGAGTGAAACCTGCTCTGAGATCTTCAGACATTCTTCGTAGGTGGCGATGGTTGCGCTAAGGTTTTCCTGGTAAGTGGGACTGTTTGTCTCGTACGAAGAGGACAGCTCTTCGCGCGCCCTCTCAGCTTTCGAGAAAAGCCTTCGTAGGCTTTGCGGTTCTTCGGACATTGTGTAGAGGATGAGACTAAGGCGTGGGCCGGTGTTGAGAGGACCGCTATGCTATTGCACGTGAGAACGTGAGCCGGTGCTGATGAGTCATCAACGCTCTTGCTCCACAATCGCGTACCCCGCCATCATCGCCCGTGTATCGCCTGCCCCGAGGCGGTAACCTCACGGGCAGCAAACACTCGATGGTGCGATTGTGCCCGATAGTAGCAAACGGATGCCGCTGCTTATTGGTCACGAGACTGGGAAATAGGCATCTTTTTGAATTTGCGGTGACAGGTAGCTGCCCCGTTTGCGCCTGTGTGTCGTGCGACAGGTCGCGCAAACAACAGCAGCCTCTCCTCTTCGGTCATCAGCCCGAGCGGATCTTCTAATTCTCGAATCCAAACTCTTGACTAAATCCACTCACTCTATCTGTCTTGCCTCTTACACCTGTGACAAGCCTCATTATTTGCGCCTTGTGGGGACTAACCACAACTGCAACAATTATGGCGTGGATCCAGAGCGACGAAGAGCAAGAGGATTTTCTCTCGTGCGATGGAGAGTCTGATCCCGAATCTTCCAATGACGAGTCGCTCAAAGTAAAAGATAGAGTACACCAAGTCGAAGACGACGATTCCGATGTCGATGCTGACATTGCGCGTGCGCATGGCCCAAGGACTACGACTGAGAGACGCCGAGCGCAGAACGACATCATGAAAGCCTTTGCTGCTAACATCAGTGCAAGTCTAACACAAAAGGAAGTCGATGACGCTGCCGCAAAGAGTGCCAATGAAGAGCAGCTGTCGATCCGCGATATCCTTGCAAAACAAGATACGACAGTCCGCATCACGAACCCTCGCGACTACCAGACGGAGCTATTCCAGAGGGCAAAGGTCGAGAATGTAATTGCGGTGTTAGACACTGGTTCCGGGAAGACTCATATTGCAACCCTCCTGCTGCGACACGTCCTGGACGCAGAGCTCGAACATCGGGCCAAGGGCGACGCCCCCAAAATGGCCTTTTTTCTTGTAAGTGTCCAATCCCATTTGATGAATGCCTCGATTCAGTTCTAATGTTTTCAGGTCGACTCAGTAAATCTCGTGTTTCAACAATCCAACGTTTTGAGATGCGGTCTCGACCAGAACGTGGAAGGCATATGTGGTTCCATGGGCGCTTCGTTGTGGTCTAGGAAGACCTGGCAGACCTACTTCGATACCAACATGGTGGTCGTGTGTAcagctgaggtccttgtgCAGTGCATGATGCACTCTTTCATCACCATGAGTCAGATCAATTTGCTGATCTTTGACGAAGCTCACCATGCGAAGAGCAATCATCCTTATGCCCGCCTAATGAAGGATTATTACACACATGAGCTGGACCTCTCCAAACGACCCCGTATCTTTGGTATGACGGCATCGCCTGTAGATACCAAAGGACTGTCTGCGGATCACATCAAGCAAGCTGCTAGCGATCTTGAGAAGCTCCTATATGCCAAGATTGCCACTACCACAGAGAGCACGCTTGCTTCCAACAGCATCAGTCGGCCAGATGAGGAGGTTGCGGTATACACACGTCTACAGGACGAATTCGAGACGCCACTCCATCAGAAAATCAAGGCCAAGTTCGGGGACCTGCCATCGTTCAAGAAGTTCTTCGTCGCATCCAAACACCATGGTGTCGAGCTCGGACGTTGGGCATCCGACATGTACTGGTCGTTTGCTTTTGCGGACGAGCAGAGTCGGAAATTCCAGGAGCGGGAGCGCCTGAAGCATAATCGCGCTAATGTGGACGATGATGTGCAGAAATGGGACGCAAAATTGAAGCGTCTGCAAGAAGCTGCTGAGTTTGTTCAACAATTCGACTTTGGAAAATGCACGCTGAGCGATAAAGACGTGAGTTCCAAGGTTTTGAAACTTCATTACTGGCTCCACCGATACTATGAGCGCAGCGACGAGGCCCGATGCATCGTTTTCGTTGAGCAGCGACAAACCGCCCGATTGCTTCAACTAATCTTCGCCAGTCTTGGTGGGTCAAACCTTCGATGCAGCGTACTAGTCGGTGTCAACAATCGCATCAGCGAGCAGAACATCTCCTTGCGGAACCAGATTCTTACTGTCGCAAAATTCCGGCGCGGTGAATTGAACTGTCTCTTCGCAACCTCTGTTGCGGAAGAAGGCCTTGATATTCCACAGTGCAACCTGGTCGTCCGATTCGACCTCTACCGCACCATGATTGCATATGTGCAGTCTCGGGGTCGGGCAAGGCATCGTAATTCGAAGTATTTACACATGCTTGAAGACGGTAACCACGACCACCGCGAGAGAATCATGGATGTTAAGCAGGACGAACAAGTGATGAGAAACTTCTGCAGGGATCTTCCACAGGACCGTCAGATCAACGAGTTTGACAAGGACGGCACGGATCTGCTGACGTTTGAAGACAAATTATTCCCGACCTTTGTCACCAAGCCTGGTGCAAAGCTCTCGTATCGCTCCAGCTTGTCTATCCTCAACCACTTTGTGGCAACATTACCAGGGCCCGACAGACAGACCATGCTGCAGCCCACCTATGTCATCAGTTCTGAAGTTCAACGAAATGTTCTCGACCCACAACGTAGAGGTTTTGTGTGTGAAGTGATCCTACCAGAATACTCGCCGGTGACTTCTATCATCGGGGATGTCCAGGGGAAGAAAACCATCGCTAAATGTTCGGCGGCCTTTAAGACCTGTCTTCAATTATACAAGAAGGGGTACCTGGACGATAATCTACTCCCAACAACCTTCAGGAGCTTACCGGCTGGAAGGAATGCGCTGCTAGCGCTCAgcgagaagaagaagggcatGTATTCCATGCTAATCAAGCCGAATTTCTGGAAGCTAGGACGCGGTACAGTCCCTACACACCTGTATCTCACCGTTGTCGACCTCGATTCTGGCCTTGACCGACCTCATCAGCCTTTAGGTCTGCTCACTCGACATCCGTTTCCGCAATTACCAAACTTCCCCATATATCTGACCGATGGAAGACCGTCCAACATTGTCTCCCAACCATCTGATACTCCGTTGCCTTTGTCAGAAACGATGCTAGACGTACTTACAGAGTTTACCTTGCGCATATACCAGGATATCTACAACAAGGAGTATGAGAAGGATGTCCAGAAGATGTCCTATTGGGTGGTTCCAGTAGTTTCTAGCCAGATGGCTTCTCTGCCTTTTGTCACAACCATCAATCAAATCCTGGATATGGATCAGATAAGTCGAGTCTACTCTAAACCCACTTGGAAATGGACAATAGACACCAAGCCTGAGGATTTGATAGATCAGTACTTTGTGGATCCTATGAATGGGGGACGGCGTTACTATGTAAACCGTCTCGCCCCTCATCTCAAGCCCCAAGATCCTGTTCCCAAGGGTATACCTCGCCAGAACCACAAGTTCATGGACAGCATTCTTGACTACAGCGATAGCAAATGGCTGAAGACTAGAGACATCTCCAAATGGAACCCATCACAGCCTGTTCTTGAGGTTGAGAAGATTCCTTTCCGCCGAAACCATCTTGCGCGTGTCGAGGACAAAGAGAAGGGCGAGCTTGATGATCTCAAGACATACGTCTGTCCCGAGCCGCTGCTGATCTCTAATGTAAGTTTTCAATTCCACTTTATATTGTGCGATGATTTGCTGATTTGGTAGCTTGCGACACCCTTTGTAGTCATGTGTTACGTTTTGCCGGCCATCATTCACCGCTTCGAGAGCTATCTCATTGCTTTGGACGCTTGCGGGGTTCTTGACCTGAAGGTCAGTCCAGCACTTGCCCTAGAAGCATTGACGAAGGATTCCGAGAACTCAGAGGAACATGGCGAAGAAAAGATCAATTTCAAGAGCGGGATGGGCCCAAACTATGAACGGTATGTGCAGGGCTTGTATTTCCAGACTTGGGCTAACATCGACCAGTCTTGAGTTCTTAGGAGATTGCTTTCTCAAAATGGCTACTTCTCTATCGGTGTTCGTTCAGCAACCAGACGAGAATGAGTTCGAGTTTCACGTTCGCCGCATGGAAATGCTCTGCAATAAGAATCTCCTGGAGACAGCAATCGGCAAGAAGAAGGTGACATCTGTGGATGGCACGGAGCGCGACATAAAGCTTTACAACTACATTCGCACTGACTCATTTTCTCGGTATGTGCAATAACAGTACCTTGAACAAACGACTAACTTTGTGTAGTCGAACATGGTATCCAGATGGAATGAAACTTCTCAGGGGCAAAGGTGTAAACAAATCCGAAGACGACTGGCTCAAACTCACACACAACCTGGGTGACAAGAGTATCGCCGATGTATGCGAGGCTTTCATCGGCGCTGCTTTCCAGGAACACTACAAGGGTGGCCGGTGGAACGCTGCCGACTGGGACGAGACGGTCAAAGCAGTCAAGCTCTTCGCCAACAGCCCCGATCATGAGATGTCAAAGTGGACCGACTACTACGCCGCGTACCAGATGCCAAAGTATCAAATCGCAGATGCCACTGCAGCTATGTTGGACATGGCTTGCAAGATTGAGGCGAAACACCCTTATCATTTCAAGTACCCTCGTCTGCTTCGGTCGGCATTCGCACACCCTTCTTATCCGTACATATACGAGAACATACCAAACTATCAGCGGTATGTACACTCTCTGTTGAATGAGACAAGATCTAACATTGTATGTAGTTTGGAGTTCCTCGGCGATTCCCTCCTCGACATGGCATTCATCACACATCTTTACTACAAGTATCCGGACAAAGACCCTCAGTGGCTCACCGAGCACAAGACACCTATGGTCTCAAACAAGTTTCTCGGTGCAGTATGCGTAAAATTAGGTTGGCATGTTTATATCAAGCAGAACACCGCCATCTTAACATCCCAAATCCGCGATTACGTGTTGGAAGCACAGGAAGCCGAGAGGGAAGCCAGCAGTGCAGTTGACTATTGGGTCACCATCAGCGAGCCGCCAAAGTGTCTGGCTGATGTCATCGAAGCATACACTGCGGCCATCTTCGTCGATGCAGAATTCGACTTTAGCGTTGTCCAAGACTTCTTCAATATGCACCTCAAGCCATTTTTCGAAGACATGACACTGGAAGCCTATGAAAACTTTGCCTCTAACCACCCCACCACCCGTCTCAGCCGCATCCTCTCCATCAACTTTGGCTGCAACGACTGGCGCATGGGTGCATTGGAAATGGAGACGCTCATTCCCGGTAAAGGCAAGGCCATTGCGGCTATGATAATGATTCATGGGAAGGTACATTTTTACTCCCTCGGCCAAAGCGGACGGTACGCGCGTGTTAGGGTGAGTCATGCGGCGTTGGAAAAGCTGGATGGTCTACCGCCGTTTGAGTTTCGGAAGAAGTACGGATGTTATTGTGCTGAGCATGGGGATGAGATGGCGAAGGGAGACCAGATGAGGGAGGCTATGGGGACGAGCATTTAGGTTGACGGGATGGCTCTGCATCAGCGTCAAAACTGCTTGAGTGATTTTTGATCATTACCTCGTAGGTGCGAGATAACGACCGCGTGAATGGATGAAATCTCTCTGTGAATCTGTTACAAGGCGTGCATGTCGTGATTGCACAGGCTGCATTCTCATGGTCCTTTGTTCCCGGGCATTGCACTACAAATCTGAGCATTAGCGGCGACTTGATATTCATAGTAAAGAAGGCAGAGATGAAGGAATGCATAGATTTGATGTGAGCCGAATGGAACTGGAGTAAGATGAAAGTAAGGGCTAAGTAGGGAGATTGACAATAACATTGCGCGTTGCGTATAGGTTAACAGAGACAATTCGAGATAATTATAAATTCGGTAGAGGAATCATACCTAAACTGCCTGAACTTAGACTATCTTTATTTACATGGCGCCAACACCTTAATCCAAAGGCCAATACTCATGAATCCCCTTCTGCGTCTTCCACCTCATAAACCAGCAGCAGAAAGGAAAGAATGCGGTATTCACAGCGCCCCAAGCAATCAAGATACCAAAGTCGAGCCCAAGTCTAGAGTGTAAATCGAAAAGGATAGATCGACTGCCTTCGACGACTGTTGTGAGAAAGAAAACGCGTTAGTTTCAGTTTAGGTTCACCCAATCCACCGACCAGCACAGGTTGAAATGCTAGAGAGGGAGACTTACTAGAATGCAACGGCCAAGCATAGCCCCACCTGTAAAATCCCGGTGCAATTTCAATATCATAGAAGCTCGTGCTAACATTCGTAATAACCCAAAAGATGAGAAACAGGCCCATCCACGGCATCCCCACCACCATGGCCACATTCTCACACGCGAGACCCAATGCAATCATGCCGAAAAAGTTGAGCATCCAGTACACGAGGAAGGTGCCACTGCCATACGAAACTGGGTTGCCAGCGCTCTGGAGTGTAGGTAGTGTTTCGTTGGTAATGGGGTTTGTGTGGGAGAAGTTTATTTGGAAGGCGAGGGAAACGAAGGAGTAGGCCAGCGAAAGCATGAAGTAAGCCGAGAGAGTAGCGCACCAGCGCCATATGATCAATTGGCGGAATTTGAGAGGCGGATGGTTGCCCGGGGTGACGTACTGCATGTGAATAGGCATGtagaaggagaaggagaagaaggagatTATTATAAGGTCTGTCAGATCATCCTGGTTAGCGTTTTGTGCGCAAGATTAGAGAAAAAAAGAAGGGAGGAGACAACGTACAGATGAGTCCAATGGATACTGCAGGTATAGCAGTGTATGGATAAAAGGGTCGGAGATTATACTCTGAGAAACCAATGCTGGGGTTAAGTGCCTGCGGTACATTCTGCATGCTAGAAAGAATATCAGAGTTGGTACTTGCGTTCCGCAGCACCATCTGCGCCCACTGTTTCCCAACCTGGCTCTGCGCCTGCGTCATAAACTGGCTGATGATCGGGAGCATGAAGTCAAACCAATTTGTGTCGTCGCGCGAATCCTGATACACAAGTTGACATGCGCCCAAAGGGTCGTAGCTCGCATTTCCAGTCGCAATAGCAGAGTACAGGAGCGCGCTGGCATTGGGGTTGATGATGATAGCCGCCCAGGCGTCGAAGTTGTAGATTGCTTGATGGACAGCCAAGGGGTCGTTGTTGAAGTCTGAGGCAGGACGAATGCCCCAGCCAAGGGTTGGCTGGCCGCTACTGATTTGTTGCTCGACCAGTTGGGTGATGGTTGGGCCGACAAAGGGTGCGGTGCCCGTGTTGTCGTAGGGCGCGACGCCGTCCATGTCTACAACATAAACCAGAAGGTGGGTAAGCCTGTCTTCTACTCTGAAGAAGACAGCCCAGTATAAAGAGAGGATAGCGAGGATGAATGCCATGAGGAAGGATGTAGTGATTGTCCATTTTACAAAGGCGCGGTTACGGACCTGTCGTAGATCCGGGTGCCAAAAGCCGACTGGTTCCATCTCAGATCCATCTTTCGACTTTTCATCTTTTTTCCCGTTTTCAGCTTCATTAGGCGCAGTTTTCCCGCGATTAGTCTCTGGGTATCCATTTGTGCCTTCTTCGGCATTGATCTGAGCTGGGGGTCGGAAGGCGCGTGGCAGGCGGATTCGGTTAACCAGCTGTGACATTTGCGACATGGTATTAAGGCGGGAAGTTCACACAGGAAAGAAACACAAAAAACAAGAAAAAGGTTGCTACCGTCAAGAAACCAAGCATGGCGGCCATTCCTTTTATGACATGGTAATTGGGCCAGGGACGGGTGTCCGATGGTACAAAGATCTATGACGTACTGTCATGTTTAGATAGAGCGTGCCGTAGTGACGTTTGCGTGCACGATAGTCTAGCCCCATGTTTAGCTCCGCGGGTAAAGAAAATCAATTCTTAGTGTTGAAGTCAATTTTTTAAACTAAGCGTTTTGGCTATCAAAACCTGGTGTCTGCCCAGGTGTGCAACGACTTTCATGGTGCAATTTCCTATAGCTTCCAACGAAGTATACCTAACTCGTCGTATGCCTTGAATGGCACGATATGCTCTTCGACCATCTGTTTCATGACAAAGGAAAATAAAGAAAAGGGTATATCGTTCGTTACAGGGGGGTATATGTGGGAGCAAAGCGCCGCGCCATTCTGATCATCCATCATCCGTCAACCATTAGTGTTTTCATGTATCTCAATCTCTTCGTGCCAACGTTGGTCGTTCCCAGCGTTTAATTTTTGCATCGTCTCGGTCTCACTCATGTTCGTCGCTCAAAGATCGGGGTCTTCCTCTGTCGAAACCTCTGGTTCAGACAAACACTCGGTGAGCTGCATCATCCGGTTTCTGCAGTGGATGATGAAGATGGCCATTGCGAGCGAGTTCCA from Pyrenophora tritici-repentis strain M4 chromosome 1, whole genome shotgun sequence encodes the following:
- a CDS encoding DUF3533 multi-domain protein; the encoded protein is MSQMSQLVNRIRLPRAFRPPAQINAEEGTNGYPETNRGKTAPNEAENGKKDEKSKDGSEMEPVGFWHPDLRQVRNRAFVKWTITTSFLMAFILAILSLYWAVFFRVEDRLTHLLVYVVDMDGVAPYDNTGTAPFVGPTITQLVEQQISSGQPTLGWGIRPASDFNNDPLAVHQAIYNFDAWAAIIINPNASALLYSAIATGNASYDPLGACQLVYQDSRDDTNWFDFMLPIISQFMTQAQSQVGKQWAQMVLRNASTNSDILSSMQNVPQALNPSIGFSEYNLRPFYPYTAIPAVSIGLIYLIIISFFSFSFYMPIHMQYVTPGNHPPLKFRQLIIWRWCATLSAYFMLSLAYSFVSLAFQINFSHTNPITNETLPTLQSAGNPVSYGSGTFLVYWMLNFFGMIALGLACENVAMVVGMPWMGLFLIFWVITNVSTSFYDIEIAPGFYRWGYAWPLHSIVEGSRSILFDLHSRLGLDFGILIAWGAVNTAFFPFCCWFMRWKTQKGIHEYWPLD
- a CDS encoding GDSL Lipase-Acylhydrolase family protein, with product MASNTVQAPLPEIVVFGASMAEWSFDRNTQGYGWLLENIYAGKARVANEGQAGYTTSRLKDNFDRIIDRATSPGVPQTLLFTIFIGANDACMIGDTPMVPWPFFSANIRNFLDTILTERAMEDTKIVLITPPPINSTVVEKKDDSTAENIEYMNEFRRGAARFRTYMNKKRYAEGIMQIAEEYTETGRVVGLNFWKDIVDAMLEEEGEEYNEDMPPGCGLLGSKNFPKGWFTDGLHLNVKGYGVLSKSLFELVTSKWPELAPENL
- a CDS encoding dsRNA-bind multi-domain protein — protein: MAWIQSDEEQEDFLSCDGESDPESSNDESLKVKDRVHQVEDDDSDVDADIARAHGPRTTTERRRAQNDIMKAFAANISASLTQKEVDDAAAKSANEEQLSIRDILAKQDTTVRITNPRDYQTELFQRAKVENVIAVLDTGSGKTHIATLLLRHVLDAELEHRAKGDAPKMAFFLVDSVNLVFQQSNVLRCGLDQNVEGICGSMGASLWSRKTWQTYFDTNMVVVCTAEVLVQCMMHSFITMSQINLLIFDEAHHAKSNHPYARLMKDYYTHELDLSKRPRIFGMTASPVDTKGLSADHIKQAASDLEKLLYAKIATTTESTLASNSISRPDEEVAVYTRLQDEFETPLHQKIKAKFGDLPSFKKFFVASKHHGVELGRWASDMYWSFAFADEQSRKFQERERLKHNRANVDDDVQKWDAKLKRLQEAAEFVQQFDFGKCTLSDKDVSSKVLKLHYWLHRYYERSDEARCIVFVEQRQTARLLQLIFASLGGSNLRCSVLVGVNNRISEQNISLRNQILTVAKFRRGELNCLFATSVAEEGLDIPQCNLVVRFDLYRTMIAYVQSRGRARHRNSKYLHMLEDGNHDHRERIMDVKQDEQVMRNFCRDLPQDRQINEFDKDGTDLLTFEDKLFPTFVTKPGAKLSYRSSLSILNHFVATLPGPDRQTMLQPTYVISSEVQRNVLDPQRRGFVCEVILPEYSPVTSIIGDVQGKKTIAKCSAAFKTCLQLYKKGYLDDNLLPTTFRSLPAGRNALLALSEKKKGMYSMLIKPNFWKLGRGTVPTHLYLTVVDLDSGLDRPHQPLGLLTRHPFPQLPNFPIYLTDGRPSNIVSQPSDTPLPLSETMLDVLTEFTLRIYQDIYNKEYEKDVQKMSYWVVPVVSSQMASLPFVTTINQILDMDQISRVYSKPTWKWTIDTKPEDLIDQYFVDPMNGGRRYYVNRLAPHLKPQDPVPKGIPRQNHKFMDSILDYSDSKWLKTRDISKWNPSQPVLEVEKIPFRRNHLARVEDKEKGELDDLKTYVCPEPLLISNLATPFVVMCYVLPAIIHRFESYLIALDACGVLDLKVSPALALEALTKDSENSEEHGEEKINFKSGMGPNYERLEFLGDCFLKMATSLSVFVQQPDENEFEFHVRRMEMLCNKNLLETAIGKKKVTSVDGTERDIKLYNYIRTDSFSRRTWYPDGMKLLRGKGVNKSEDDWLKLTHNLGDKSIADVCEAFIGAAFQEHYKGGRWNAADWDETVKAVKLFANSPDHEMSKWTDYYAAYQMPKYQIADATAAMLDMACKIEAKHPYHFKYPRLLRSAFAHPSYPYIYENIPNYQRLEFLGDSLLDMAFITHLYYKYPDKDPQWLTEHKTPMVSNKFLGAVCVKLGWHVYIKQNTAILTSQIRDYVLEAQEAEREASSAVDYWVTISEPPKCLADVIEAYTAAIFVDAEFDFSVVQDFFNMHLKPFFEDMTLEAYENFASNHPTTRLSRILSINFGCNDWRMGALEMETLIPGKGKAIAAMIMIHGKVHFYSLGQSGRYARVRVSHAALEKLDGLPPFEFRKKYGCYCAEHGDEMAKGDQMREAMGTSI
- a CDS encoding TAP42 domain containing protein, producing MSEEPQSLRRLFSKAERAREELSSSYETNSPTYQENLSATIATYEECLKISEQVSLFSPNETLEDISSSDLQYMAINYHLAELGQRIFNNDISARKQNLLRARGHYERYLKLLDAYEVLGKADARLFEVYTEDKDNFSTASTKDAAARRDTKIARFREEKQLRQKLEYLRQNPKLAEQDEQVVRDLHLTNLAFMVHQTFASLESMAQELHIISLAPPAPPQGQQAQSPDARQDSRDKDGYSERLDGQYAGLRYSGPILSSDGKPMRPFTLLDSRQTLKKNVFRPDHSLPTMTIDEYLEEEKRRGGMIEGGGPQSEVQPEPNEDDLVAADEETMKQRAWDEYVEANPKGSGNTLNRG